One genomic region from Gossypium hirsutum isolate 1008001.06 chromosome D13, Gossypium_hirsutum_v2.1, whole genome shotgun sequence encodes:
- the LOC121224968 gene encoding probable H/ACA ribonucleoprotein complex subunit 1: MGGGKGGSGGGSKGGCGGSGGGSGNVGGGSTSKGGGGASGMMVAPGSGGAAIISRGAFESNPQGYFAVFEISFIVITCAFKWVVAKVDVAVAAKVVAEAAVVALEMLEEEAHPKAEVGLRE; the protein is encoded by the exons ATGGGTGGTGGCAAAGGTGGAAGTGGCGGTGGCAGCAAAGGTGGTTGCGGAGGCAGCGGTGGTGGCTCTGGAAATGTTGGAGGAGGAAGCACATCCAAAGGCGGAGGTGGGGCTTCGGGAATGATGGTAGCTCCGGGGAGTGGAGGTGCGGCCATTATATCGAGGGGCGCATTCGAGAGCAACCCTCAGGGATACTTTGCTG TTTTTGAGATTTCATTCATTGTTATAACTTGTGCATTCAAATGGGTGGTGGCAAAGGTGGATGTGGCGGTGGCAGCAAAGGTGGTGGCAGAGGCAGCGGTGGTGGCTTTGGAAATGTTGGAGGAGGAAGCACATCCAAAGGCGGAGGTGGGGCTTCGGGAATGA